ACACTAGTGATACATCAATCACTTTCCATGTcagaacacaaaaaacaaaagattccaCTCACTAAAAACATCTTAattgaaacaacaacaagtaaaGATCTGAATTacaaatatcatcaaatcaagaatcaatacaacaataagaaaaaattaagaagaaagagatacCTCATTGGTGTGAGAGAAACAGGTATGGAGATAAGTCTCATCCATCCAATGAAGAAGATCACCAACCCAAAGAGTCTTGACATCATCACCACCAGATCCACCGCGTGGCTGCTGCTGACTCTGGTgatgttgctgctgctgctgttgatAAGCAGCGTATTGAAACTGAGGATGCTGTTGATAAGCAGCTTGATTGTAAGGAGCGTATTGAGGGTGAGGATACATCATcatctgttgttgttgcatcATAGCCATAGCAGCTGCAGGGTATTGCTGCATCGCAGCcatccattgttgttgttgttgccactgttgttgttgttgctgctgcggTGGTGGTGTTGATTGCTGcaacggtggtggtggtgttgtTCCGGCTGATGTTGGTGGTAACACTGAATCTGTTGAACCGTTGTTGTTTGGTGTCTGCATCTTTTTAAAGTATGGAACTTTCGGATCCGATCTGGTTACGAGACTCGGAAACTtcggtctctctctctctcgataTGTATGTGTTGGAAAGGGTTTGTTTAGGTAATGGAGGAGACCGAGAGAGAGAGGATTAGATTTGGTTTATGGTTTCTTTGGAGGATAATATGGAggcggagagagagagaagagagtagtgttgtgttgtgtagATTCGGAGGGTTtaaggcttttttttttttttgttctttggtttCGCTTTTAGGTCTGAGAGAGAAGTGGTGGGAACGTGGGGCCCAGTTACGTAAGTGAAGCCATGTTATGTACTTTTAGATCCGACGGTTCTGATTCGACCGTATTTTTAGGGGTTGACATCAACTTTTGACAGTTGATGAATGATTTAAGTTCCCAAATCGGGTAAATAAATTTCTTGGGATTATAAATGGATATTGAAACCAATAGAGAGACATATGATGATGAGACTTTTAGCTAGTGAATCCATATGTTTCAATGCATTGTGGTCTATGAAGAGGGGAACTTGTGACATAAactgtttttttcattaaaacaatttgtgaTTGGTGTTATAATGATCCTTAAATGCAAAAGGAATCAATGGTAAAAAGATGtgaaaactataaatttttGTGATAGTTTGGAGAGTTGGCTAGAAACAAATTGATGCCATCTTTGTCGGATCAATTTTGAAGCTTTGTTGGGATACAATCTACCCGAAACATGAACATAAGACACCTTTAAAAGGTACTCTTTGTTGGCTGTAAACAACATTTAAGAAATGTTATGAAAAGTTTAggaataattattaaattatattattgcCAAATTCTAAACGTTTGATAAGCTTTCTTGAAATTGTAGACATATTACGAGGAAAAAACTGGATGAAAAAAAGACTCATCTAAAATGTTACCATTTGGATTGAAAGTTTAAAATCTGTTAGTATTAATCTCTTTCATCTTTAATAAgatgaacaaagaagagaaatttaagaaaagtttTCATCCACTCTATAGCATTttcatctctattttttcctccaatttattttcataacatTCATCTAATGGATAACCATTTACACCGGAGGTAAATGTTAgattttaagtaaaaaataatatcattgatatttcataaaatCTATGAAAAGTTTCATGTCTTGAGGAACTAAGGTGAAGAATGAGATagaatattaaacaaataaaatttgagaGACACTCTTACTCAAAATaagattatcaaaaatattgtaatgGCATTCATTGTTAAGCGATAATTAATGCTATATCAAACTATctgttgaaacttgaaaacaaacCTTATGAATTAATATTTGATGGATTAGGATTAATAACTAGAATATTACTTAACTACCTCTTCCTCatattaagtttaaaattaactttaagaaaataattcaaacaaaaaaagtttttccAAGAAATGTCCTGAATGTTTTTACCTactattgttttaaaatgagATTATGTAAAATATCCAATAAAATTCAAGACTAAAGACTCTGTCTCGGCTTGGTTGAGCTAAGCACAATGGAGACATTGTTGTTTTGAGAAAGCATTGGAACCATCTCAAGCAATTCTTCGAAACCTCTTCCATCAAGATAACTTTCCAACCTTACGACCATCTTCTCTAATTTCTTTGTGGTTTTAATCATAAGTTCCATGAACGAAGCCACATGCTTTGACTCTACATTCCGACGGGAAATCTTTGCAAAGATCGAGCAATGATCCAGCTTCATGCAACGCAAGTACGTGGGATCATACTCACCCTGTactagaacaaaaaagaatttcGTTAATGTAAAAACAGATTGTCAATATCTCAGATTCTACAAACTCAAAGTGAAAGGACATAGTTCTAGCCTCGCGATCCATTGTGTGTAGGGTTAGCTTCTTTAGTTCAGGTGAATTTTGTAGCACTCTTAATATACCAGGAATAACGTATTTAGAGATCGTTGTCTCGAGAGTCAAAGCTTTAGCCTTGAACATCGGAAAAGGAAGACCGCGGCCCTCGGCCAGAGATAAAATCTTACAAATAGTACAGacaattagtttttttttgaaacaaatctcaataagaaaaatgacacttgaaaacatgaaaaacatACCTTAAGAAAGTTTGCCCCAAAGGTAAGCTTGTCTACATTCTGCAACTTGTAAAGACACTTGAGCACCGTGTCGAGAAGGAAATTAGCCTTTATCTCTTTAAGTGAGCAAAAGCAAATGTCTACTTTAGCTTCGGTTAAAGACGAGATATCAACAAAAGTAGATAAAGAATTGAGAGGTTTTCAATGTGAGAGAATGGATATGCGGTGCCACAATGTGCTTTGGCCCCGAACCCCAAATGCTACCATGGATTTCCAATATTTTCAAACTCGGTGATTTGGTGAGATCAAGAACCATCAGTTGATCACAAAAATGCAATGTTAAGCTTTCGATAATCGGACAACCAGAAAGAATCTTAGCAATGGACTCAtcagagaaataaagaaagctTCGTGAGGGAACtccaagaaacagagcatctGGGATTCAATTCAGAAGATTCTGTCCCAAGGACGAGTTGCTTGACAGAGGAATTGATGTACAAGTAATCAGGAACATCATATAACCGAAAATCGAAACTCAGAAACAGATTCTCCACGTTTCGGGACATGGCGAACTTGATCCATCCATCAATGTAAGGAAGATTGATTCCGTTGGTGATCCAGAGGTCAAAAGTCATAATCTTGCGAGCCCTGTAGAGAGCTAGGGTTTTGTCTATAAAATCAACATCTAGTTTATAGCAATCATCGAAGTCGAGGGAAGGTGTTTCGGACCAAACATGCCTCCATCGTTTGGACAAGACCGATGTTCTTATGGCGAATTTGGTCGGAATTAAGGAGAGGTTTTCTTGGAGGATCACATCAGGCAAAGAGCTTATTGAGTCTACATCTTCGAGGCAATGCTTGAGGACTCTCACGGAGGCGGAGCCACCGTCTCTGTTCTCGCCGTCGAGCGCCATCGTAATGGTGTTTATGAGATAGGtttttgagttataaaatCATGCCCCATTACTGCGTTTATAAAAGCCCATTAAAACCCAATACAGTTATTACTGCATTTATAAAAGCCCATTAAATCCTCTAAACCCAATACAGTTATTCTCCTTCGTATTGGGTTCATATATCTCACAGTTTTCGGCCTTTTactaaatttatgtttttttattgcaaaTTTAGATAATTGGTTAATTCTGATACTGATAGTGTACTTGtactttctccttctttctttttgtcaaccaaacttttgatttaaataatgTATACTTTAAATagctaatattatttttaacaatgTTTTATGAGTAAAATAACACACTACTTATTTAAAACACACTAAATGCTACGCTAtttgaagaataaaaaataagccAGGTAAATAACTCAGCATAATTTACAACATTGCCAATGAACTCGATAAATAACCAACCAGTCACACGTGTAGGTAGGGGTAACTTGTGTGAGTGGGAAAGGTTCAACATTCTATAGCCTATAGGTAGGCATTGGATCTGATGTTTATGAAATGGGAAAGAAAGTTTCACAAGATCCAAGTCATGTGCATGCAGTGAGTCTTGTAATATTAACCCCCACTTTTACTTCTCATATTTATTGCTAGTAATTTGTTTTCACCCATTTTGAACTTTGTGTACATTTTCTCAATCCTTACtcgaaacaaaacaaatactataCCACCCAATGAAATATAGAGTAAGCACAATATATagtacttatatatatatatatatatccatttgttcttaaactttttaaaaatgataaatgatgATCACAAATAAAGAAGCTCTCtcttcaacaaaaaacaaaaatcataatttttacaTAACTAAAGACTCGGTCATCTTTTACCCATTCTTTCCTCTACATCCCATATTACTTCCGCTGACCAAAGAGATAATGTTAAAGATGACTTTTTCTGaagttaaaatgtttttgaaaaaagaaaaaatagacaTGAAAGTAGAATATGGAAAAGGATTcgaactaataaaaataacatccgtttttaatgaaataatacttgctaactaatatatatatattcactaGAGTTTTATTGTTCTTcgttattttttaaacaaaaattgtgaaaaattTGACCTGGCAGGATAGGAACAGTTAGAATAGAAAGCAAAACTTACATTTGCCTGGTCACCAAGTCACAACATTATATGTTTCACTACTTTGTGAGTACAATGCCTAAAATACCCTTCCCTCGTCACGTGGCTTGTTGGAAGAGGTAACCTAATTATGACGtacattattatttagtttttttccttaatcgcactatttttattttcttcaattcttttcaaatttaaattcgTGTTgttaagtaaaatataataacagtCAGTTCGCAAAAAAAGTACATAAATAAgggaaaggaaaaaagaataaatgaaaagaaaaactaaaataacagAAAGCACGTGGAGTCACGCGCCTTTGCCTGCTGTaggaaattaaaataagaaaagaaaattaaaaaaagggaATATAATCCCAACGGAATCAGGTAATGATGAGATCCTCTctattctcttctctctcttccttttttgtattcttgccatttaaagttttaattttttgccGTAAAGCTcatttataatttgaaaattaaatttcagaaagaaaaaaaaacgtcaATCATCGAGAAAGCTTTcaaatttgcttctttttttttgataaataaacaTTCAACTTTGTTCATAAAGTTttcttgataaaataataaaataaattatttcaagGAAATTAGAGGAATATTCATTCGAACTATAGAGAAAGTACATACCAAgtgtatgatatatatataccgtTATGGTTTTCTAATTTTACCCATTTTccttaaaatctatatttattttcttcttcctattACCATTATTGTTTCACTAAAACAATTGtcgaaacaagaaaaataaaaaagttataaaatagCATATAAAGTAcaagcaacaaaaagaagagaaaaaaacaatttctataAACATCCAAGGtgagaatcaaaacaataaatagtTTTCCAAATTCATAAATACGTAAATCCTCCCAATTTCATGAAAATACTAATAATGTGCACAACACCAAATTCACTACAACAAAACTGACAAAAATTAGTGAAACTTTACTGACACAATAATTccaatttttaattgttgtaaccccactttttttgttgaacaaTCCAACAATATCACCGAGACAGAGAGAATTAAACTCAAATATATGTTAACACTtctagttaaaaaaaaaaactcttggtACGAAGAACAgatgaagataatgatgaaattaaaattagataaaaacTGTACAATGAAATGTCTCTAAAAATTCTTCTGTCTGTGACAAAAATCACAGTACTAGGACGTGTAACTTTAGCactgtctcttcttctttttctttttttttttgttcttccatgGCTTCTAAGGTTTCAGACTAACCCACTGGTACCGACCTTCAAGCGGCGTATCATTGACGATGTCGTAGTTGTACCTATACATGTTTTAAACAACTGCAAGTTAAGGATCTCTGCT
This sequence is a window from Arabidopsis thaliana chromosome 1 sequence. Protein-coding genes within it:
- a CDS encoding F-box family protein (F-box family protein; CONTAINS InterPro DOMAIN/s: F-box domain, Skp2-like (InterPro:IPR022364); BEST Arabidopsis thaliana protein match is: RNI-like superfamily protein (TAIR:AT3G18150.1); Has 1865 Blast hits to 1833 proteins in 26 species: Archae - 0; Bacteria - 0; Metazoa - 0; Fungi - 0; Plants - 1865; Viruses - 0; Other Eukaryotes - 0 (source: NCBI BLink).), with translation MALDGENRDGGSASVRVLKHCLEDVDSISSLPDVILQENLSLIPTKFAIRTSVLSKRWRHVWSETPSLDFDDCYKLDVDFIDKTLALYRARKIMTFDLWITNGINLPYIDGWIKFAMSRNVENLFLSFDFRLYDVPDYLYINSSVKQLSIAKILSGCPIIESLTLHFCDQLMVLDLTKSPSLKILEIHGSIWAKVDICFCSLKEIKANFLLDTVLKCLYKLQNVDKLTFGANFLKGRGLPFPMFKAKALTLETTISKYVIPVQGEYDPTYLRCMKLDHCSIFAKISRRNVESKHVASFMELMIKTTKKLEKMVVRLESYLDGRGFEELLEMVPMLSQNNNVSIVLSSTKPRQSL